A single region of the Podospora pseudopauciseta strain CBS 411.78 chromosome 1, whole genome shotgun sequence genome encodes:
- a CDS encoding hypothetical protein (COG:G; COG:M; EggNog:ENOG503P0R6), with protein sequence MTSIEAPILILGGTGTVGSRIASQLASQGIPTLIASRNPPPSSSLSHVNFDWDDPYTWEPIFLSKTNSTEGTTTEPEQAQQSSKPQPAPQPIKSVYLVAPPSLSGDRPMIEFIDFARSRGVHRFILQSASSIEAGGPLMGKVHAYLRELGQRGDVEWGVLRPTWFQQNIAEQPTHKESIRSESKIYSATEDGKIPWVSADDIASVAVRALTGEEAPNTEWMVLGPELLSYDEIAEILTEVLGRKIVHVDLSSAELEKRHARFGMPEEYARMMSAMDTAIKFGAENRTNDVIFSVTGTAPKKFRDYAMSVKDVWETRMEGMGLEGKA encoded by the exons ATGACATCAATAGAAGCGCCCATTCTCATCCTGGGCGGCACAGGCACCGTCGGCTCCCGCATAGCCTCCCAGCTCGCCTCCCAAGGAATTCCCACCCTCATCGCCTCCCgcaacccccctccatcatcttcccTTTCCCACGTCAACTTCGACTGGGACGATCCCTACACCTGGGAGCCCATCTTCCTCAGTAAGACAAACAGCACCGaaggcaccaccaccgaaccTGAACAAGCCCAACAGtcctccaaaccccaacccgccccccAGCCAATCAAGTCAGTCTACCTCGTcgcccccccatccctctcAGGCGACCGCCCCATGATTGAGTTCATCGACTTTGCCCGTTCCCGAGGTGTGCACAGGTTCATCCTCCAGTCTGCGTCCAGCATCGAAGCTGGTGGGCCCTTGATGGGCAAAGTCCACGCTTATCTCCGGGAGTTGGGGCAAAGAGGGGATGTGGAgtggggggtgttgaggccGACCTGGTTTCAGCAGAATATTGCTGAGCAGCCTACTCACAAGGAGTCGATCAGGAGTGAGAGCAAGATTTACAGCGCGACCGAGGATGGAAAGATTCCGTGGGTGAGTGCGGATGATATTGCGAGCGTGGCGGTGAGGGCGttgacgggggaggaggcgccgAATACGGAgtggatggtgttggggcCGGAGCTGTTGAGTTATGATGAG ATTGCGGAAATACTTACCGAGgtgctggggaggaagaTTGTTCATGTTGACCTATCGTCTGCTGAGCTTGAGAAGAGACACGCACGGTTTGGGATGCCGGAGGAGTAcgcgaggatgatgagtgCGATGGACACGGCAATCAAGTTTGGGGCCGAGAATAGGACGAATGATGTGATTTTTAGTGTGACGGGGACGGCGCCGAAGAAGTTTAGGGATTATGCTATGAGTGTGAAGGATGTGTGGGAGACGAGGATGGAAGGTATGGGTCTTGAGGGGAAGGCGTGA
- a CDS encoding hypothetical protein (COG:S; EggNog:ENOG503NXUG), whose amino-acid sequence MLSKKQRQRELACAEDISLLSILSPPSYSPLVNKPPFLKSQPDSSRVLPFETEVSLASTLAFLSGISDDPSHVVAASVEELGNGNGICVRVAINKDHAGGGADVLERIQDGLQRVLKCLAPKHTDSDDHTHDQTLTAILDMSQPRLLSRLGVQRAGIKKAAKDKSFFGSPIQQIINAVSQYKYTKKVEAEACRFIKLAGELLTHLEQLKTCKVAALTACFKRVTYTSSQLIASIKFDKLFSALNIDPLMKTGFVTRLGKIARYYESSHFLVQLAKRSILFDHTEVTTIKLNEEAFLRVPNSETIHRLSECLSRCHPGAPLPLNINKICQKVKTDPTTANAVFGKATRKILAESKVHAEVQIVAYYGLHPVARKPRVICSNKDACYMCNLFIQVHGMYYVPKSHGRLYTGWRVPPISSLSDAHAQLDKALQNKIRDVVQEFKDVGDRERVLDLNQNESTIFPFTTLMSSLEGISLPVAKPPQAGQVQKPPRPPQRLHEPPQRRLPERPQSEQRQPEQSQEQPQELSPATTQLSKPHIVKTSTPRMERRDERITDQQPTIEPTSTTSESSSTPVFSPTLVAPSPEDLPSPPTPSESPPAPVNLVPIAIRTPPTPTGKPFALPNDIPEPLDQLSSPIMKPDSSQQTTGIKKPAYISNRNQASPPRPKLPVKQDTPIPVKTPPKPTLANLSLLDQQSPDLLENQKPTRQTSRTSSELVEVTPSLPTKAKNWRGSEGKRVESSEQKGKVLLQRGKTTGIWMDEGILPPVFTAGGLDIFLENVTECKRARKRGSTGKVVRVDLTWLGGEGERRPRMKRGRNYHFLEGLERGMEVDGGSGEVVVLEGGGEVVVVEVVGEGRGKGVSGGKAEWV is encoded by the coding sequence ATGCTCTCCAAGAAGCAGCGCCAGCGAGAGCTTGCCTGTGCTGAAGATATATCACTTCTCTCCATTCTGAGCCCTCCCTCATACTCTCCGCTGGTGAACAAGCCACCATTCCTAAAGTCCCAACCTGACTCTTCGCGAGTTTTGCCGTTCGAAACCGAAGTCAGTCTGGCAAGCACTTTGGCTTTCCTCTCTGGTATCTCCGACGACCCCAGCCATGTGGTGGCAGCCTCTGTGGAAGAGTTGGGAAATGGAAACGGGATATGTGTCAGAGTGGCCATCAACAAAGACCATGCCGGCGGCGGAGCTGATGTGTTGGAAAGGATCCAAGATGGGTTGCAAAGGGTGCTGAAGTGTCTAGCCCCCAAACACACAGACTCAGACGATCACACCCACGATCAGACTTTGACGGCGATACTGGATATGTCCCAACCACGGCTGCTATCTCGTCTCGGAGTTCAGCGGGCTGGAATCAAGAAGGCCGCAAAGGACAAGTCCTTTTTCGGTTCACCCATTCAGCAAATCATAAATGCTGTCAGCCAATACAAATACaccaagaaggtggaggCAGAAGCTTGCAGATTTATTAAACTGGCTGGGGAGCTACTCACTCACCTCGAACAGCTCAAGACTTGCAAAGTAGCAGCTCTAACAGCCTGTTTCAAACGGGTCACTTACACGTCGTCCCAGCTTATAGCAAGCATCAAGTTTGACAAGCTATTCTCAGCACTGAATATCGACCCATTGATGAAAACTGGGTTTGTCACTCGACTTGGAAAGATTGCCCGGTACTACGAGAGTTCGCACTTTCTAGTCCAGCTGGCGAAGAGGAGTATACTTTTTGACCACACGGAAGTCACAACGATCAAATTAAACGAGGAAGCATTTTTGAGAGTTCCAAACTCTGAGACCATCCATCGACTATCAGAATGCCTCTCACGTTGCCATCCCGGCGCTCCATTGCCTCTCAATATCAACAAAATCTGCCAAAAGGTCAAGACGGATCCGACAACGGCCAACGCAGTGTTTGGGAAGGCAACCAGGAAGATACTGGCTGAGTCAAAAGTCCATGCGGAAGTGCAGATAGTGGCCTACTATGGGCTTCATCCAGTGGCGCGCAAGCCCCGGGTAATATGCTCAAACAAGGACGCATGCTATATGTGCAACCTGTTCATTCAAGTTCACGGGATGTACTATGTGCCCAAGAGCCATGGAAGATTGTATACTGGCTGGAGGGTCCCGCCTATATCTTCCCTTAGCGACGCACATGCTCAGCTTGACAAAGCTTTGCAGAACAAGATCAGGGATGTTGTTCAGGAGTTCAAGGATGTTGGCGATCGAGAACGGGTATTGGATCTCAATCAGAATGAGAGCACCATCTTTCCATTCACGACCCTTATGTCGTCGCTGGAAGGCATATCACTCCCCGTGGCAAAGCCTCCACAGGCCGGTCAGGTGCAGAAGCCTCCGCGACCACCCCAGAGACTACACGAGCCACCTCAGCGTCGATTACCCGAGCGACCACAATCAGAGCAACGACAGCCAGAGCAATCGCAAGAGCAACCACAAGAGCTATCGCCTGCAACTACACAACTGTCCAAGCCTCACATAGTCAAAACAAGCACCCCACGCATGGAACGTCGAGATGAGAGAATCACTGATCAACAGCCTACTATTGAAccaacttcaacaacctccGAGTCATCTTCAACACCTGTGTTCAGCCCAACTCTTGTAGCGCCATCTCCAGAAGATCTTCCATcgcctccaaccccttcagAATCCCCCCCAGCGCCAGTAAACCTCGTCCCAATTGCTATCAGAACTCCACCCACACCAACTGGAAAGCCCTTCGCGTTACCAAACGATATTCCAGAACCGCTCGACCAGCTCTCAAGTCCCATCATGAAGCCAGATTCATCCCAGCAGACCACGGGCATCAAGAAGCCAGCCTACATATCCAACAGAAACCAAGCCTCACCGCCGAGACCAAAACTGCCAGTAAAACAAGACACGCCCATCCCCGTaaaaacccccccaaaaccaaccctcgccaacctctcgCTCCTCGACCAACAATCTCCCGACCTGTTGGAAAACCAAAAACCAACACGACAAACGAGCCGAACTTCGTCAGAGCTAGTAGAAGTAACCCCTTCTCTGcccaccaaagccaaaaaCTGGCGAGGGAGCGAGGGTAAAAGGGTGGAGTCGTCTGagcaaaaaggaaaagtcttGCTCCAAAGGGGGAAAACCACTGGTATTTGGATGGACGAGGGAATACTGCCGCCTGTTTTTACGGCTGGGGGGCTGGATATCTTTTTGGAGAATGTGACTGAATGTAAAAGAGCGAGAAAAAGGGGAAGCACcgggaaggtggtgagggtggattTAACTtggttgggtggggagggtgagagaaggccaaggatgaagagggggaggaattATCATTTCCTAGAGGGGCtggagagggggatggaggtcGATGGGGGGAGCGGAGAGGTTGTGGTtttggaagggggtggggaggtggttgttgttgaggttgttggggagggaagggggaagggggtgtcgGGGGGTAAAGCCGAATGGGTATGA
- a CDS encoding hypothetical protein (EggNog:ENOG503NZPG; COG:E): protein MPVKVITTELGHSLPPEQPHNITFHIPGWETAKALRRGDPNLLSKLSSIYPRFGPWCEVRQLSTALHKALSLPETYGLIIFVHPDSFTTAQRYSSDGKWRKPEHLVPPSDLWFRVVEIPISSEDKVRLYITAFPQKHAPGVVGTWQNYGCGISSRLAAACLAHLDSLTILPFTATGADDVSLPNIPEPTYLPLTEAHTGLKSRIVELAQRSPLDKETANLLSPENVFLYPTGMAAVWRLHNALITLRPEGEIVVLGSVFHNSYHLFEESPNGMKHFGSCDAKSNLFDELEKYLEGEKQKGGRPAYCFAEFPSNPILVSVDLVRLRKLADKYDFPIIIDDTIGSFANIDVLPVADVIVTSITKSLSGYANCMGGSLLLPPSTPLSPSLSPLLTTTFRNEYFHPDASLLLSNSQSYLARSATLNSNALSLATYLNSEAQDPSSPVKAVFYPPFLDTKPNYDAVMRAPTPEFPNPGYGCLLAVDFESLDLAKTFYDNLSVYQGPHLGAHLTLAFPFNDAIWGVEPEAAEYLKTFGANPEQVRVSVGLESEEELIDTFKYAVEKAKGKKKRLTSQN from the exons ATGCCCGTCAAAGTCATCACCACAGAACTCGGGCACTCTCTCCCACCAGAGCAGCCTCACAACATCACCTTTCACATTCCCGGCTGGGAGACAGCCAAAGCCCTCCGCAGAGGTGACCCAAACCTCTTGTCTAAACTCAGCTCCATCTACCCCCGTTTCGGCCCATGGTGTGAAGTGCGCCAG CTCTCGACCGCCCTCCACAaagccctctccctcccagaAACCTACggcctcatcatcttcgtccaCCCCgactccttcaccaccgcccaacGCTACTCCTCCGACGGCAAATGGCGCAAACCGGAGCACCTCGTCCCCCCATCCGATCTCTGGTTCCGCGTAGTCGAAATCCCCATTTCTTCTGAGGACAAAGTCAGGCTGTATATCACCGCCTTCCCCCAAAAGCACGCCCCGGGGGTAGTAGGCACATGGCAAAACTACGGCTGCGGCATCTCCTCCCGTCTAGCCGCCGCCTGCCTTGCCCACCTTGACTCCCTTACCATCCTCCCATTTACCGCCACCGGCGCGGACGAtgtctccctccccaacatccccGAACCAACCTATCTCCCCCTGACCGAAGCCCACACCGGCCTCAAGTCTCGCATCGTCGAGCTAGCTCAACGCTCTCCGCTCGACAAGGAGACAGCGAATTTGTTGTCACCGGAGAATGTCTTCCTTTACCCTACTGGCATGGCCGCCGTGTGGAGATTGCACAACGCGCTTATTACCCTTCGTCCAGAAGGGGAGATTGTCGTTTTGGGAAGTGTGTTCCACAACAGCTACCACCTCTTCGAGGAGTCACCCAACGGGATGAAGCACTTTGGGAGCTGTGACGCAAAGTCGAATCTGTTTGACGAATTGGAAAAGTatctggagggggagaaacaaaaaggggggaggccGGCGTATTGCTTTGCCGAGTTCCCTTCTAATCCGATTCTGGTCTCGGTTGATTTGGTTCGATTGAGGAAATTG GCCGATAAATACGACTTCCCTATCATCATAGACGACACAATCGGCTCCTTCGCCAACATCGACGTCCTCCCCGTCGCCGACGTCATCGTAACCTCCATAACCAAGTCCCTCTCCGGATACGCCAAC TGCATGGGcggctccctcctcctccccccgtccacccccctctccccctccctctcccccctcctcacaacCACCTTCCGCAACGAGTACTTCCACCCCgacgcctccctcctcctctccaactcccaatCCTACCTCGCCCGTTCAGCAACCCTAAACTCCAACGCCCTATCCCTAGCCACCTACCTCAACTCGGAAGCCCAggacccctcctcccccgtaAAAGCAGTTTTCTATCCCCCCTTCCTAGACACAAAGCCCAACTACGACGCCGTAATGCGCGCGCCAACTCCCGAGTTCCCAAACCCGGGGTACGGCTGCCTTTTGGCCGTCGATTTCGAATCCCTCGACCTGGCAAAGACATTTTACGATAACCTGTCTGTATACCAGGGTCCTCACCTCGGTGCCCACCTCACTCTTGCCTTCCCCTTCAACGACGCAATCTGGGGCGTTGAGCCAGAGGCGGCGGAGTACCTCAAGACTTTTGGGGCGAACCCAGAGCAGGTCCGGGTAtcggttgggttggagagtgaggaggagctgaTCGATACCTTCAAATACGCCGTGGAAAAGGcaaaggggaaaaaaaagaggctAACAAGTCAAAACTGA
- the hxk1 gene encoding hexokinase (COG:G; EggNog:ENOG503NW32): MSSGSFVEVPKDLLKEIKRLEELFTVDTAKLKQITDHFVNELEKGLSKEGGTIPMNPTWVMSFPTGYETGTYLALDMGGTNLRVCQITLTEQKSEFDIIQSKYRMPEELKTGVAEDLWEYIAECLLQFIQTHHGDVAKLDKIPLGFTFSYPATQNYIDEGILQRWTKGFDIDGVEGRNVVPMFEKALQERGVPIKLTALINDTTGTLIASAYTDTKMKIGCIFGTGCNAAYMEDCGSIPKLAHLNLPPDTPMAINCEWGAFDNEHKVLPRTPYDESIDTDSPRPGQQAFEKMIAGLYLGEIFRLIMIDLHDNHNVNIFAGQDIGKLRRPYTLDSSFLSAIEDDPFENLSETRELFQNQLGIDPNPSELELIRRAAELIGTRAARLSACGVAAISKKKGYKECHVGADGSVFNKYPHFKKRGAAALREILDWPAKADPNDDDPIEILAAEDGSGVGAALIAALTLERVKKGNMHGILHPENFH; the protein is encoded by the exons ATGTCATCAGGCTCGTTTGTCGAAGTCCCCAAGGACCTGCTCAAGGAGATTAAGCGCCTTGAGGAGCTGTTCACGGTTGATACGGCAAAGCTCAAACAGATTACCGACCACTTTGTCAATGAACTCGAAAAGGGTCTCAGCAAGGAGGGCGGGACCATC CCCATGAACCCAACATGGGTCATGTCCTTTCCCACTGGCTATGAGACCGGTACTTACCTGGCCCTTGACATGGGCGGCACCAACCTGCGTGTCTGCCAGATCACTTTGACGGAGCAAAAGTCAGAATTCGACATTATCCAGTCAAAGTACCGCATGCCCGAGGAGCTCAAGACAGGTGTGGCTGAAGATCTGTGGGAATACATTGCCGAGTGCTTGTTGCAGTTCATCCAGACTCACCACGGCGATGTCGCCAAGCTCGACAAGATTCCTCTAGGCTTCACCTTCTCCTACCCTGCCACTCAAAATTACATCGATGAGGGCATCCTTCAGCGGTGGACCAAGGGCTTCGATAtcgatggtgttgagggcCGCAATGTTGTTCCCATGTTTGAGAAGGCCCTTCAAGAGCGG GGCGTGCCAATCAAGCTGACTGCTCTTATCAACGATACCACCGGCACCCTCATTGCCTCTGCGTACACCGACACTAAGATGAAGATTGGTTGTATCTTTGGCACCGGTTGCAATGCCGCTTACATGGAGGACTGTGGTTCTATCCCTAAGCTTGCGCACCTTAACCTCCCACCCGATACCCCCATGGCTATCAACTGCGAGTGGGGAGCTTTCGACAATGAGCATAAGGTGCTCCCTCGCACTCCCTACGATGAATCCATTGATACGGATTCACCTCGCCCCGGTCAACAGGCATTTGAGAAGATGATTGCAGGGTTATACCTGGGAGAGATCTTCCGCTTGATCATGATAGACCTGCATGACAACCATAATGTCAACATCTTTGCCGGACAGGATATCGGGAAGTTACGGAGGCCGTACACCCTTGACTCGTCATTCCTGTCGGCCATTGAGGA TGACCCGTTCGAGAACCTGTCCGAGACCCGCGAGCTCTTCCAGAACCAACTCGGCATCGATCCCAATCCCTCAGAGCTCGAGCTTATCCGCCGTGCTGCGGAGCTGATTGGCACCCGTGCCGCCCGTCTCTCAGCCTGCGGCGTTGCTGCCATCAGCAAAAAGAAGGGCTACAAGGAATGCCACGTCGGCGCTGACGGGTCGGTATTCAACAAGTACCCTCACTTCAAGAAGCGCGGTGCGGCTGCCCTTCGTGAGATTCTCGACTGGCCCGCAAAGGCGGATCCCAACGATGACGACCCCATCGAGATCTTGGCCGCCGAGGATGGAAGCGGCGTAGGCGCTGCATTGATTGCGGCTTTGACACTGGAGAGGGTGAAAAAGGGGAATATGCATGGAATTTTGCACCCGGAGAACTTCCACTAA
- the RMT2 gene encoding Arginine N-methyltransferase 2 (EggNog:ENOG503NXSV; COG:E; BUSCO:EOG09262N47), with amino-acid sequence MILLDSERDAISARISEACPPEIQKVLTAAWAHDVATVKKLLDTPEAARGQDPLTGETPLHAAIRSCGPPSEDDDEADLAAARETVQELLLWGGIWNDVDDRNETPGCVAHRLGRTELYNLCVDAGVRAEMLFGVLEGYEELESDDEEEDEEDAHQEAGESEMVVVGEDGEEAPELINVPTNGAAEEASQGFVPPQDDAVDVNSEQYLRSKLTYSDGKLVDDEGNGVMMAWETDIMRQSVDALLPSKEPGKRILNIGFGMGIIDTMFAETKPAKHHIVEAHPGVLEHISSPDSKFGPSWEASAPEPGAYKIHQGKWQEVCVKLLQEGNVYDAIYFDTFGEDYSQLRMFFTELIPGLLDSNGIFGFFNGLGADRMICYDVYTKVSELHLADAGLDVEWKVIDVDMSRLAEEGQGEWEGVRRRYWTLDKYRLPICTFLG; translated from the exons ATGATCCTCCTCGACTCCGAGCGGGATGCCATCTCGGCCCGCATCTCTGAGGCCTGCCCACCCGAGATACAAAAAGTTCTTACCGCGGCTTGGGCGCACGATGTTGCAACTGTGAAAAAGCTCCTCGACACCCCCGAGGCCGCCAGGGGCCAAGACCCCCTGACCGGGGAGACGCCGCTGCACGCCGCCATCCGATCGTGCGGTCCCCCTTccgaagacgacgatgaggCCGATTTGGCGGCTGCGAGAGAGACAGTTCAAGAGCTCTTGCTTTGGGGAGGCATCTGGAACGATGTCGACGATCGCAATGAGACTCCTGGTTGCGTCGCCCATCGTCTAGGCCGGACTGAGCTGTACAACCTCTGTGTTGACGCTGGTGTAAGAGCTGAGATGCTTTTcggggtgctggaggggtacgaggagctggaaagtgacgacgaggaagaggacgaggaggatgctcATCAGGAGGCTGGCGAGTcggagatggtggttgtgggtgaggatggagaggaggccCCTGAACTGATCAATGTACCAACAAACGGAGCTGCGGAGGAAGCGTCACAAGGATTTGTCCCACCACAAGACGACGCGGTCGATGTCAACTCGGAGCAATATCTGAGGTCGAAGCTGACATACTCTGACGGGAAGTTGGTAGACGACGAGGGTAATGGAGTGATGATGGCCTGGGAAACAGATATCATGCGCCAGAGCGTTGATGCTCTGCTGCCGAGCAAGGAACCAGGGAAGAGGATCCTCAATATCGGCTTTGGTATGGGCATCATTGACACAATGTTCGCTGAGACTAAGCCAGCAAAGCATCACATTGTTGAGGCCCATCCCGGAGTCCTTGAACACATTTCTAGCCCCGACTCCAAGTTTGGCCCAAGCTGGGAGGCAAGCGCCCCTGAGCCTGGCGCCTACAAGATTCACCAAGGAAAGTGGCAAGAGGTGTGCGTCAAGCTTTTGCAAGAAGGCAATGTGTACGATGCCATTTACTTCGACACATTTGGTGAAGATTATTCGCAACTACGCATGTTTTTTACTGAACTTATCCCCGGCCTGCTGGACAGCAATGGCATCTTTGGTTTCTTCAACGGCCTTGGCGCGGATCGGATGATTTGCTACGACGTCTATACCAAGGTCTCAGAGCTTCATCTTGCCGATGCTGGGCTTGATGTCGAGTGGAAAGTGATTGATGTTGACATGTCCCGACTGGCTGAGGAGGGTCAAGGCGAATGGGAAGGTGTTAGAAGGAGATATTGGACGTTGGACA AATACCGTCTGCCGATATGTACTTTCCTTGGTTGA
- the VTC4 gene encoding vacuolar transporter chaperone (COG:O; COG:P; COG:U; EggNog:ENOG503NU6V; BUSCO:EOG09260KCW) has translation MLIIHDLKTRQITKQYARNRKLSKSNCRVRPGVVVMKFGEQLRSSAIREYQWYYIDYDGLKADLKHPSGSVQPVGDNSTKPSNRQQSRREWTEDDESRFISKLEAELEKVHTKQQVKAMEISRRIAVSEREVRDVVNRLNERGLSQDGPSEEEFMLLEEDLSDIIADVHDLAKFVQLNYTGFYKIIKKHDKMTGWHLKPVFETRLKAKPFYKENYDASVVELSKLYDLVRTRGNPVKGDSAAGGSQASFIRNTTKYWVHPDNVTELKLIILKHLPVLVFNASKEFEAADSAITSIYYDNPDTWELYEGRLKKTEGAEAIRLRWYGGMQNETIFVERKTHREDWTGEKSVKARFAIKEKNVNAYMRGELLPAAIFEKARKEGKKSEKAIAEDERLAKEIQWSVLKKGYKPVCRSFYHRTAFQLPADARVRISLDTELTMIREDNLDGVTRSGDNWRRMDIGIDYPFSQLPPGDIVRFPYAVLEVKLQTQHGQEPPDWVRQLISSHLVEAVPKFSKFIHGTATLFPDRIHLLPYWMPQMDVDIRKPASHDFGIKRTEHSATTSTSDDEDEEDSDDEGGVLGAQNGESIRQGAAARNGRALLAASDVEDQTVDRPTNDDVYLYDSDDEDDEDRLAEARRVGGWTYYQTLASTTAHTVGHAVWTGLKAIVPRPRATTVPRNARLESLLGTGEIQQKRFKAPKGKKIYVPVRVEPKVYFAAERTFLGWLEYSIYIGTIAVTLLNFSTKRGDKASFIAAGAFTFLAVMSLCYAVVTYLYRSKAIRTRQAAKYYDKVGPTVLCAALFVAVALNFGYEGTSRSMW, from the exons ATGCTGATTATCCACGATCTCAAGACTCGACAAATCACTAAACAATACGCCCGAAACCGCAAGCTCAGCAAATCCAATTGCCGCGTCCGTCCCGGCGTTGTCGTCATGAAGTTCGGCGAACAGCTCCGATCGAGCGCCATCCGCGAATACCAATGGTACTACATCGATTATGACGGGCTCAAGGCCGACCTCAAGCATCCCTCTGGCTCTGTGCAGCCCGTCGGTGACAACAGCACAAAGCCCAGCAACAGGCAGCAATCGCGCCGCGAATGGACAGAAGACGATGAAAGCCGCTTCATCAGCAAGCTCGAGGCCGAGCTCGAAAAAGTGCACACAAAACAGCAGGTCAAGGCGATGGAGATCTCGCGTCGTATCGCCGTCAGCGAGCGCGAGGTCCGCGATGTGGTTAACCGCCTCAACGAGCGCGGATTGAGCCAAGATGGGCCcagcgaggaggagttcATGCTTCTCGAGGAGGACCTGAGCGACATCATTGCCGACGTCCACGATCTCGCCAAGTTCGTGCAGCTCAATTACACGGGATTCTACAAGATCATCAAGAAGCATGACAAAATGACTGGATGGCACCTCAAGCCCGTCTTCGAAACCCGCCTCAAGGCGAAACCATTCTACAAAGAAAACTATGATGCCTCGGTTGTCGAGTTGTCCAAGCTGTACGACTTGGTTCGAACAAGAGGAAACCCCGTAAAGGGTGACAGCGCAGCCGGCGGAAGCCAGGCCAGTTTCATTCGCAACACGACCAAATACTGGGTGCACCCCGACAATGTCACAGAACTCAAATTGATCATTCTAAAGCACTTGCCTGTTCTTGTTTTCAATGCCAGCAAAGAGTTCGAAGCCGCCGATTCAGCCATCACATCCATCTACTATGACAACCCCGACACGTGGGAGCTATACGAGGGTCGTCTGAAGAAGACAGAAGGAGCCGAGGCGATTCGATTACGTTGGTATGGCGGTATGCAGAACGAGACCATCTTCGTTGAGCGCAAAACACACAGAGAAGACTGGACGGGTGAAAAATCAGTCAAGGCCCGTTTCGCCATCAAAGAGAAGAATGTCAATGCCTACATGCGTGGCGAGCTGCTCCCTGCCGCTATTTTCGAAAAGGCTCGCAAGGAAGGCAAGAAGTCGGAAAAGGCCATTGCCGAAGACGAAAGATTAGCCAAGGAGATACAGTGGTCGGTCCTGAAGAAGGGCTACAAGCCAGTCTGCCGATCCTTCTACCACCGTACCGCCTTCCAGCTGCCTGCCGACGCCCGAGTCCGTATCTCGCTTGATACCGAGCTTACCATGATCAGAGAGGACAACTTGGATGGTGTCACGCGCTCCGGTGATAACTGGAGACGCATGGACATTGGTATTGACTACCCATTTTCACAGCTCCCACCCGGAGATATCGTGCGGTTTCCCTATGCAGTCCTCGAGGTCAAGCTTCAAACACAGCACGGCCAAGAACCCCCCGATTGGGTACGACAGCTGATTTCCAGCCACTTGGTCGAAGCCGTACCCAAGTTCTCCAAGTTTATCCACGGCACTGCCACCCTGTTCCCTGACAGGATACACCTGCTGCCATACTGGATGCCCCAGATGGATGTCGACATTCGGAAGCCAGCAAGCCATGACTTTGGCATCAAAAGAACAGAGCACTCGGCCACGACATCGACGtcagatgacgaggacgaggaggactCTGATGACGAGGGTGGAGTATTGGGAGCCCAAAACGGGGAATCTATCAGACAGGGTGCTGCCGCTCGGAACGGCAGGGCCCTTCTGGCAGCATCTGATGTGGAAGACCAAACTGTCGACCGTCCTACCAATGATGACGTCTATCTTTATGActccgatgacgaggatgatgaagacagACTAGCGGAGGCGAGaagggttggtgggtggaCATATTACCAGACTCTGGCTTCCACCACAGCACACACTGTCGGCCATGCAGTGTGGACTGGTCTGAAAGCTATTGTCCCACGCCCTCGGGCAACTACCGTACCTCGCAACGCAAGACTGGAGTCGCTTTTGGGTACCGGCGAGATTCAACAAAAGAGATTCAAGGCGcccaaggggaagaagatCTATGTGCCCGTTCGCGTAGAACCCAAGGTGTACTTTGCGGCCGAGAGAACGTTCCTGGGTTGG CTTGAATACTCGATTTACATTGGCACCATCGCCGTGACCTTGCTCAACTTCAGTACCAAGCGCGGCGACAAGGCCTCATTCATCGCTGCCGGTGCCTTTACGTTCCTGGCAGTAATGTCGCTCTGCTACGCCGTGGTCACCTATCTCTATCGCAGCAAAGCCATCCGTACCCGCCAGGCGGCGAAATACTACGACAAGGTGGGGCCTACGGTGCTATGCGCTGCTTTGTTTGTTGCGGTTGCGTTGAATTTCGGATACGAAGGGACAAGTAGGTCAATGTGGTGA